In a genomic window of Vigna angularis cultivar LongXiaoDou No.4 chromosome 6, ASM1680809v1, whole genome shotgun sequence:
- the LOC108342942 gene encoding villin-1 isoform X3, whose amino-acid sequence MRTSLNHEDVFILDTALKLFLFSGCNSTIQERAKALEVVQYIKENKHGGKCEVATIEDGKFVGDSDVGEFWSLFGGYAPIPREQPPVQESEAPPLKLFWINLQGKLCESGTNVFSKEMLETDKCYMLDCDSEIFVWMGRQTLLTERRTATRAIEDFVRNEGRSSKTHLTFLSEGLESTIFRSYFTNWPKTVELRLYEEGKEKVAAIFKHQGYEVKELPEEDNEPSIDCSGTIKVWRVDGDELSLLSVTELTKLYSGDCYIVQYTFPGNGRDETLFYAWIGSKSVMEDKTAAISHMSTMADSIRTNPVMAQIHEGKEPAQFFSILHRLVVFKGGNSSGYRNFIEEKGMVDDTYNENLVALFRVQGTNLDNMQAIQVDQVSTSLNSSYCYILQNEGSIYTWIGSLSSARDHNLLDRLVELLNTKWLPVSVREGNEPDVFWEVLGGKAEYPKGKEIQGFIDDPHLFALKITKGGDFRVKEIYNYTQDDLITEDVLLLDCQREIYVWVGLHSAVKSKQEALNLGQKFLEMDVLAEGLSLDIPIYIVTEGYEPPFFTCFFSWDHSRENIVGNSFERKLAILKGKEKSVEGHIRNPLKATSRDSTPPNGHRSFSTFSNGRGRSSSPLPSRAGDRLLSSSTPVVKKLFEGSPTNDSAEKPTPQTESPATELSSSNESASFTQKDRNLDGENLPTYPYERLRVVSANPVTGIDLTKREVYLSNEEFREKFGMPKSAFSKLPRWKQNKLKMSLDLF is encoded by the exons ATGAGGACATCGTTGAATCATGAAGATGTATTCATCCTTGACACGGCCTTAAAACTCTTCCTCTTCAGTGGGTGCAACTCTACCATTCAAGAAAGAGCTAAAGCTTTGGAGGTTGTTCAGTATATCAAGGAGAATAAACATGGTGGAAAGTGCGAAGTGGCAACAATAG AGGATGGAAAATTTGTTGGTGATTCCGATGTGGGTGAATTCTGGAGTTTATTTGGTGGTTACGCTCCCATTCCTCGAGAACAGCCTCCTGTGCAGGAATCTGAGGCTCCTCCTCTAAAGCTATTTTG GATAAATTTACAGGGAAAACTTTGTGAGAGTGGAACTAATGTATTCAGCAAAGAAATGCTTGAGACAGACAAGTGTTATATGTTGGACTGTGATAGTGAGATTTTTGTCTGGATGGGAAGGCAGACTTTATTGACTGAAAGAAGAACAGCCACCAGAGCTATAGAA GATTTTGTCAGAAATGAAGGCAGATCAAGCAAGACTCATTTGACATTTTTGTCAGAAGGATTGGAAAGTACCATCTTTCGGTCATACTTTACTAATTGGCCTAAAACAGTGGAGCTTAGGCTTTATGAGGAAGGCAAAGAAAAAGTGGCAG CCATATTCAAGCACCAGGGTTATGAGGTGAAAGAACTTCCTGAAGAAGACAACGAACCATCTATAGATTGTAGTGGCACAATAAAA GTTTGGCGGGTGGATGGTGATGAATTGTCCCTTCTTTCAGTAACTGAATTGACAAAGCTTTACAGTGGAGATTGCTATATTGTACAGTATACATTTCCAGGAAATGGAAGAGATGAGACACTATTTTATGCTTGGATTGGCTCCAAAAGTGTAATG GAGGATAAAACAGCTGCCATTTCCCACATGAGTACCATGGCTGATTCAATCAGAACTAATCCAGTTATG GCTCAAATCCATGAGGGTAAAGAACCAGCTCAGTTTTTCTCAATACTTCACAGACTAGTTGTATTCAAG GGGGGAAACAGTTCAGGGTATAGAAACTTTATTGAAGAAAAAGGTATGGTGGATGACACTTACAATGAAAACCTGGTTGCTTTGTTTCGAGTACAAGGTACAAATCTAGATAATATGCAGGCCATCCAAGTTGATCAA GTTTCAACCTCCCTGAATTCATCCTATTGCTACATTCTGCAAAATGAAGGATCTATCTATACTTGGATTGGGAGTCTGTCTTCTGCTAGAGACCATAATCTTCTTGATAGACTGGTGGAGCTACTTAAT ACAAAATGGCTACCTGTTTCTGTGAGGGAAGGGAATGAACCTGATGTTTTCTGGGAAGTTCTTGGTGGAAAGGCAGAGTATCCAAAAGGCAAAGAAATTCAAGGATTCATAGATGATCCACATTTATTtgcattaaaaataacaaaag GAGGAGACTTCAGG GTGAAAGAGATATACAATTATACACAGGATGATTTAATTACTGAAGATGTTTTGTTGCTTGATTGTCAAAGAGAGATTTATGTTTGGGTTGGCTTGCATTCGGCTGTGAAATCAAAACAAGAAGCTCTTAATCTTGGCCAG AAATTTCTGGAAATGGATGTCCTTGCTGAAGGCCTATCCCTTGACATCCCTATTTATATTGTAACAGAAGGTTATGAGCCACCATTTTTCACTTGTTTCTTTTCATGGGATCATTCAAGAGAAAAT ATTGTTGGCAACTCATTTGAGAGAAAGCTTGCAATTctgaaaggaaaagaaaaaagtgtagAA GGACATATTAGAAACCCATTAAAAGCAACATCCAGGGACTCTACTCCTCCTAATGGTCACAGAAGCTTTTCTACTTTCTCCAATGGGCGTGGAAGAAGTAGTTCCCCTTTACCTAGCCGTGCAGGTGATAGGCTTCTTTCTAGCTCTACTCCTGTTGTCAAGAAGCTCTTTGAAGGCTCTCCTACCAATGACAGTGCTG AAAAACCAACGCCACAGACTGAGTCTCCAGCCACAGAACTAAGCTCATCTAATGAGTCTGCAAGTTTCACTCAAAAGGATAGAAATTTGGATGGTGAGAATTTGCCTACATACCCCTACGAACGCCTGAGAGTAGTTTCTGCTAATCCAGTAACTGGCATTGATTTGACAAAAAGAGAG GTGTATCTATCCAATGAAGAGTTTCGTGAGAAGTTTGGAATGCCAAAATCTGctttttctaagcttcctaGATGGAAACAAAACAAACTGAAGATGTCACTGGATCTGTTTTAG
- the LOC108342942 gene encoding villin-1 isoform X1, translating into MPIVTKEMDSAFQTAGANPGLEIWCIENQQLVSVSKSSHGKFYTGSAYLVLNAVFPKIGPPHYDIHYWLGSEAKKVDSILASEKALELDAALGSCSVQYREIQGQESQKFLSYFRPCLIPIEGVFTSKQGSLNGEYQVHLYTCKGDYVVHVKEVPFMRTSLNHEDVFILDTALKLFLFSGCNSTIQERAKALEVVQYIKENKHGGKCEVATIEDGKFVGDSDVGEFWSLFGGYAPIPREQPPVQESEAPPLKLFWINLQGKLCESGTNVFSKEMLETDKCYMLDCDSEIFVWMGRQTLLTERRTATRAIEDFVRNEGRSSKTHLTFLSEGLESTIFRSYFTNWPKTVELRLYEEGKEKVAAIFKHQGYEVKELPEEDNEPSIDCSGTIKVWRVDGDELSLLSVTELTKLYSGDCYIVQYTFPGNGRDETLFYAWIGSKSVMEDKTAAISHMSTMADSIRTNPVMAQIHEGKEPAQFFSILHRLVVFKGGNSSGYRNFIEEKGMVDDTYNENLVALFRVQGTNLDNMQAIQVDQVSTSLNSSYCYILQNEGSIYTWIGSLSSARDHNLLDRLVELLNTKWLPVSVREGNEPDVFWEVLGGKAEYPKGKEIQGFIDDPHLFALKITKGGDFRVKEIYNYTQDDLITEDVLLLDCQREIYVWVGLHSAVKSKQEALNLGQKFLEMDVLAEGLSLDIPIYIVTEGYEPPFFTCFFSWDHSRENIVGNSFERKLAILKGKEKSVEGHIRNPLKATSRDSTPPNGHRSFSTFSNGRGRSSSPLPSRAGDRLLSSSTPVVKKLFEGSPTNDSAEKPTPQTESPATELSSSNESASFTQKDRNLDGENLPTYPYERLRVVSANPVTGIDLTKREVYLSNEEFREKFGMPKSAFSKLPRWKQNKLKMSLDLF; encoded by the exons ATGCCTATTGTCACTAAAGAAATGGATTCTGCATTCCAAACGGCAGGAGCAAACCC AGGATTAGAAATTTGGTGTATTGAGAACCAGCAGTTGGTTTCGGTGTCAAAGTCAAGTCATGGAAAATTCTATACCGGAAGTGCATACTTAGTCTTGAAT GCCGTCTTTCCGAAAATTGGACCTCCTCATTATGACATACATTATTGGCTGGGAAGTGAAGCAAAGAAg GTAGATTCAATCTTGGCATCAGAAAAGGCACTTGAGCTGGATGCAGCATTAGGATCGTGTAGTGTTCAATACAGGGAAATTCAAGGCCAAGAATCGCAGAAGTTTCTATCATACTTCAGGCCTTGTCTTATACCCATTGAAGGAGTGTTTACTTCGAAACAGGGGAGTTTGAATGGTGAATATCAAGTCCACCTGTATACTTGCAAGGGAGATTATGTTGTTCATGTGAAGGAA gTGCCTTTTATGAGGACATCGTTGAATCATGAAGATGTATTCATCCTTGACACGGCCTTAAAACTCTTCCTCTTCAGTGGGTGCAACTCTACCATTCAAGAAAGAGCTAAAGCTTTGGAGGTTGTTCAGTATATCAAGGAGAATAAACATGGTGGAAAGTGCGAAGTGGCAACAATAG AGGATGGAAAATTTGTTGGTGATTCCGATGTGGGTGAATTCTGGAGTTTATTTGGTGGTTACGCTCCCATTCCTCGAGAACAGCCTCCTGTGCAGGAATCTGAGGCTCCTCCTCTAAAGCTATTTTG GATAAATTTACAGGGAAAACTTTGTGAGAGTGGAACTAATGTATTCAGCAAAGAAATGCTTGAGACAGACAAGTGTTATATGTTGGACTGTGATAGTGAGATTTTTGTCTGGATGGGAAGGCAGACTTTATTGACTGAAAGAAGAACAGCCACCAGAGCTATAGAA GATTTTGTCAGAAATGAAGGCAGATCAAGCAAGACTCATTTGACATTTTTGTCAGAAGGATTGGAAAGTACCATCTTTCGGTCATACTTTACTAATTGGCCTAAAACAGTGGAGCTTAGGCTTTATGAGGAAGGCAAAGAAAAAGTGGCAG CCATATTCAAGCACCAGGGTTATGAGGTGAAAGAACTTCCTGAAGAAGACAACGAACCATCTATAGATTGTAGTGGCACAATAAAA GTTTGGCGGGTGGATGGTGATGAATTGTCCCTTCTTTCAGTAACTGAATTGACAAAGCTTTACAGTGGAGATTGCTATATTGTACAGTATACATTTCCAGGAAATGGAAGAGATGAGACACTATTTTATGCTTGGATTGGCTCCAAAAGTGTAATG GAGGATAAAACAGCTGCCATTTCCCACATGAGTACCATGGCTGATTCAATCAGAACTAATCCAGTTATG GCTCAAATCCATGAGGGTAAAGAACCAGCTCAGTTTTTCTCAATACTTCACAGACTAGTTGTATTCAAG GGGGGAAACAGTTCAGGGTATAGAAACTTTATTGAAGAAAAAGGTATGGTGGATGACACTTACAATGAAAACCTGGTTGCTTTGTTTCGAGTACAAGGTACAAATCTAGATAATATGCAGGCCATCCAAGTTGATCAA GTTTCAACCTCCCTGAATTCATCCTATTGCTACATTCTGCAAAATGAAGGATCTATCTATACTTGGATTGGGAGTCTGTCTTCTGCTAGAGACCATAATCTTCTTGATAGACTGGTGGAGCTACTTAAT ACAAAATGGCTACCTGTTTCTGTGAGGGAAGGGAATGAACCTGATGTTTTCTGGGAAGTTCTTGGTGGAAAGGCAGAGTATCCAAAAGGCAAAGAAATTCAAGGATTCATAGATGATCCACATTTATTtgcattaaaaataacaaaag GAGGAGACTTCAGG GTGAAAGAGATATACAATTATACACAGGATGATTTAATTACTGAAGATGTTTTGTTGCTTGATTGTCAAAGAGAGATTTATGTTTGGGTTGGCTTGCATTCGGCTGTGAAATCAAAACAAGAAGCTCTTAATCTTGGCCAG AAATTTCTGGAAATGGATGTCCTTGCTGAAGGCCTATCCCTTGACATCCCTATTTATATTGTAACAGAAGGTTATGAGCCACCATTTTTCACTTGTTTCTTTTCATGGGATCATTCAAGAGAAAAT ATTGTTGGCAACTCATTTGAGAGAAAGCTTGCAATTctgaaaggaaaagaaaaaagtgtagAA GGACATATTAGAAACCCATTAAAAGCAACATCCAGGGACTCTACTCCTCCTAATGGTCACAGAAGCTTTTCTACTTTCTCCAATGGGCGTGGAAGAAGTAGTTCCCCTTTACCTAGCCGTGCAGGTGATAGGCTTCTTTCTAGCTCTACTCCTGTTGTCAAGAAGCTCTTTGAAGGCTCTCCTACCAATGACAGTGCTG AAAAACCAACGCCACAGACTGAGTCTCCAGCCACAGAACTAAGCTCATCTAATGAGTCTGCAAGTTTCACTCAAAAGGATAGAAATTTGGATGGTGAGAATTTGCCTACATACCCCTACGAACGCCTGAGAGTAGTTTCTGCTAATCCAGTAACTGGCATTGATTTGACAAAAAGAGAG GTGTATCTATCCAATGAAGAGTTTCGTGAGAAGTTTGGAATGCCAAAATCTGctttttctaagcttcctaGATGGAAACAAAACAAACTGAAGATGTCACTGGATCTGTTTTAG
- the LOC108342942 gene encoding villin-1 isoform X2 has protein sequence MPIVTKEMDSAFQTAGANPGLEIWCIENQQLVSVSKSSHGKFYTGSAYLVLNAVFPKIGPPHYDIHYWLGSEAKKVDSILASEKALELDAALGSCSVQYREIQGQESQKFLSYFRPCLIPIEGVFTSKQGSLNGEYQVHLYTCKGDYVVHVKEVPFMRTSLNHEDVFILDTALKLFLFSGCNSTIQERAKALEVVQYIKENKHGGKCEVATIEDGKFVGDSDVGEFWSLFGGYAPIPREQPPVQESEAPPLKLFWINLQGKLCESGTNVFSKEMLETDKCYMLDCDSEIFVWMGRQTLLTERRTATRAIEDFVRNEGRSSKTHLTFLSEGLESTIFRSYFTNWPKTVELRLYEEGKEKVAAIFKHQGYEVKELPEEDNEPSIDCSGTIKVWRVDGDELSLLSVTELTKLYSGDCYIVQYTFPGNGRDETLFYAWIGSKSVMEDKTAAISHMSTMADSIRTNPVMAQIHEGKEPAQFFSILHRLVVFKGGNSSGYRNFIEEKGMVDDTYNENLVALFRVQGTNLDNMQAIQVDQVSTSLNSSYCYILQNEGSIYTWIGSLSSARDHNLLDRLVELLNTKWLPVSVREGNEPDVFWEVLGGKAEYPKGKEIQGFIDDPHLFALKITKGGDFRVKEIYNYTQDDLITEDVLLLDCQREIYVWVGLHSAVKSKQEALNLGQIVGNSFERKLAILKGKEKSVEGHIRNPLKATSRDSTPPNGHRSFSTFSNGRGRSSSPLPSRAGDRLLSSSTPVVKKLFEGSPTNDSAEKPTPQTESPATELSSSNESASFTQKDRNLDGENLPTYPYERLRVVSANPVTGIDLTKREVYLSNEEFREKFGMPKSAFSKLPRWKQNKLKMSLDLF, from the exons ATGCCTATTGTCACTAAAGAAATGGATTCTGCATTCCAAACGGCAGGAGCAAACCC AGGATTAGAAATTTGGTGTATTGAGAACCAGCAGTTGGTTTCGGTGTCAAAGTCAAGTCATGGAAAATTCTATACCGGAAGTGCATACTTAGTCTTGAAT GCCGTCTTTCCGAAAATTGGACCTCCTCATTATGACATACATTATTGGCTGGGAAGTGAAGCAAAGAAg GTAGATTCAATCTTGGCATCAGAAAAGGCACTTGAGCTGGATGCAGCATTAGGATCGTGTAGTGTTCAATACAGGGAAATTCAAGGCCAAGAATCGCAGAAGTTTCTATCATACTTCAGGCCTTGTCTTATACCCATTGAAGGAGTGTTTACTTCGAAACAGGGGAGTTTGAATGGTGAATATCAAGTCCACCTGTATACTTGCAAGGGAGATTATGTTGTTCATGTGAAGGAA gTGCCTTTTATGAGGACATCGTTGAATCATGAAGATGTATTCATCCTTGACACGGCCTTAAAACTCTTCCTCTTCAGTGGGTGCAACTCTACCATTCAAGAAAGAGCTAAAGCTTTGGAGGTTGTTCAGTATATCAAGGAGAATAAACATGGTGGAAAGTGCGAAGTGGCAACAATAG AGGATGGAAAATTTGTTGGTGATTCCGATGTGGGTGAATTCTGGAGTTTATTTGGTGGTTACGCTCCCATTCCTCGAGAACAGCCTCCTGTGCAGGAATCTGAGGCTCCTCCTCTAAAGCTATTTTG GATAAATTTACAGGGAAAACTTTGTGAGAGTGGAACTAATGTATTCAGCAAAGAAATGCTTGAGACAGACAAGTGTTATATGTTGGACTGTGATAGTGAGATTTTTGTCTGGATGGGAAGGCAGACTTTATTGACTGAAAGAAGAACAGCCACCAGAGCTATAGAA GATTTTGTCAGAAATGAAGGCAGATCAAGCAAGACTCATTTGACATTTTTGTCAGAAGGATTGGAAAGTACCATCTTTCGGTCATACTTTACTAATTGGCCTAAAACAGTGGAGCTTAGGCTTTATGAGGAAGGCAAAGAAAAAGTGGCAG CCATATTCAAGCACCAGGGTTATGAGGTGAAAGAACTTCCTGAAGAAGACAACGAACCATCTATAGATTGTAGTGGCACAATAAAA GTTTGGCGGGTGGATGGTGATGAATTGTCCCTTCTTTCAGTAACTGAATTGACAAAGCTTTACAGTGGAGATTGCTATATTGTACAGTATACATTTCCAGGAAATGGAAGAGATGAGACACTATTTTATGCTTGGATTGGCTCCAAAAGTGTAATG GAGGATAAAACAGCTGCCATTTCCCACATGAGTACCATGGCTGATTCAATCAGAACTAATCCAGTTATG GCTCAAATCCATGAGGGTAAAGAACCAGCTCAGTTTTTCTCAATACTTCACAGACTAGTTGTATTCAAG GGGGGAAACAGTTCAGGGTATAGAAACTTTATTGAAGAAAAAGGTATGGTGGATGACACTTACAATGAAAACCTGGTTGCTTTGTTTCGAGTACAAGGTACAAATCTAGATAATATGCAGGCCATCCAAGTTGATCAA GTTTCAACCTCCCTGAATTCATCCTATTGCTACATTCTGCAAAATGAAGGATCTATCTATACTTGGATTGGGAGTCTGTCTTCTGCTAGAGACCATAATCTTCTTGATAGACTGGTGGAGCTACTTAAT ACAAAATGGCTACCTGTTTCTGTGAGGGAAGGGAATGAACCTGATGTTTTCTGGGAAGTTCTTGGTGGAAAGGCAGAGTATCCAAAAGGCAAAGAAATTCAAGGATTCATAGATGATCCACATTTATTtgcattaaaaataacaaaag GAGGAGACTTCAGG GTGAAAGAGATATACAATTATACACAGGATGATTTAATTACTGAAGATGTTTTGTTGCTTGATTGTCAAAGAGAGATTTATGTTTGGGTTGGCTTGCATTCGGCTGTGAAATCAAAACAAGAAGCTCTTAATCTTGGCCAG ATTGTTGGCAACTCATTTGAGAGAAAGCTTGCAATTctgaaaggaaaagaaaaaagtgtagAA GGACATATTAGAAACCCATTAAAAGCAACATCCAGGGACTCTACTCCTCCTAATGGTCACAGAAGCTTTTCTACTTTCTCCAATGGGCGTGGAAGAAGTAGTTCCCCTTTACCTAGCCGTGCAGGTGATAGGCTTCTTTCTAGCTCTACTCCTGTTGTCAAGAAGCTCTTTGAAGGCTCTCCTACCAATGACAGTGCTG AAAAACCAACGCCACAGACTGAGTCTCCAGCCACAGAACTAAGCTCATCTAATGAGTCTGCAAGTTTCACTCAAAAGGATAGAAATTTGGATGGTGAGAATTTGCCTACATACCCCTACGAACGCCTGAGAGTAGTTTCTGCTAATCCAGTAACTGGCATTGATTTGACAAAAAGAGAG GTGTATCTATCCAATGAAGAGTTTCGTGAGAAGTTTGGAATGCCAAAATCTGctttttctaagcttcctaGATGGAAACAAAACAAACTGAAGATGTCACTGGATCTGTTTTAG